One window of Chionomys nivalis chromosome 18, mChiNiv1.1, whole genome shotgun sequence genomic DNA carries:
- the Cfap141 gene encoding cilia- and flagella-associated protein 141: protein MSIDMSAEKMTKIEENLQRAVALKKMVNRWQNSHTHCMWQMTLSQRRNLYATLRMQGDVDQELALCNKQLLTVRQDALHQLFAKEHQQYQQELSQLGKAFYEERL from the exons ATGTCTATAGATATGTCTGCGGAAAAGATGACAAAAATAGAAGag AATTTGCAAAGAGCCGTGGCACTTAAGAAGATGGTCAACAG GTGGCAGAATTCACATACTCACTGTATGTGGCAGATGACATTAAGCCAGCGGAGGAACCTGTATGCTACGCTAAGGATGCAGGGCGATGTGGATCAGGAGTTAGCCCTGTGCAACAAGCAGCTGCTGACG GTCCGTCAAGATGCCTTACACCAACTGTTTGCAAAGGAGCATCAGCAGTACCAGCAGGAGCTCAGTCAGCTGGGCAAAGCTTTTTATGAGGAGAGACTGTGA